The genomic stretch CCGCCAGTCATTCCGCCGTCTCCGATGATCGAAATTACTTTACTGTCCACCTCAACTCCATTTTCAATGCCATTGTCACTCAGTAACTTTTGCGCCTCCCACAGCCCCTGACTGAATGATATCGAAGTTGACGAGTGGCCTGCTCCGAACACGTCGTGCTCGCTCTCGTACGTTCTGCAGAACCCTGATAGGCCGcccttcttcctcatcGTTTCGAGCCTGTCTCTCCTTCCCGTCAGCATCTTGTGCACATACGCCTGGTGTCCTATGTCCCAGACGATCTTATCCTCTGGCGAGTCGAAGACGTAGTGCAGTGCCACTGTCAGCTCAGTCACTCCCAAAGAGCCCGAAAAGTGGCCTCCTGACCTGGATATCTTCTCTCCCAGGTATGTGCGGATTTCATTGCACAGTTTGAAGAGGCAGTCAACTGGGATCTCCTTCAATTCCTTAGGACTGTTCactttaaataataactcACAGCTTTTTAAATCTCTATTACGATCCCCAGTATCATGAGAATCACTCAAATTTCcactaaaattatataatttacagcTATGTTTATCATTCTTCGGTGAATTAGTGTTAAATCTATCTACACACTCATCACTTATTCTGCTAAAGTTATAGAGTTTATTGGCACAATGTGTgccattaaataaatttaattggaATCTACAGTGATTGTTATTACTTTTGCTATCATTTACACCGGCGttttgtgtattattaatgACCATTTGCTTAATTTCAGAGTGTGGCATCAGCCGTGAATAACTCGGTGAAACATTGCGATAAGACTGGATTcctttaataaaacaaagaaACACAGCACAGTGCGATAAAATGTACTTAAATTCCATAATAtcattttagtttttaaatGTTTGTCACACTCAGGCTCCCCTGGAAGTAAGTTTgtaaatgattttaaaactgAAAATTTTGAAtcatttatgtaaaattaaactgaaAACTTGAAAATAGatcaaaataataaaaaactgaaataataaatgtactaattttggaaaaaaataagtatatagtGGAAGGTACcacaattattttatatgttgGAAACTGTCTACactttcaattttattatgtacacaagtttttaaaaatgttgcACAGTTGTAAACTACTAAAAAATGTTCCAAAATACACGTTTATAGGAACGAACAAACACACTTACACAGCAAATATTGACTGTAGAAATGGCAAATATCTCAACAATAAGTGCTATGTGACGAGTTTGAATAACAAAAATCAACTGAAcgtaattaaaaatgttagAAATTTTGGTTATAACAACTCAAACTCCCAGTTTGGATACTTTGGGCTCAGAATGAACACACCTTCTGACCTACTTAAATTGGCCACCGACgctgtaaaatattctgAAAAATCAGTTGAAAATTTAGTAGATTACTATAGTAGTTGTAAGAATAGTGGAGATTTTAGAGAAAATGTATCAAAAAAGGCACTGTATGTGATCGATGATATATCAAACACACTGTGTTCAATAGCAGATCCCTCAGAGTTTCTAAGGTAGGAATGGTTGTTAGATAACGAGTATGAAAAAATgctgtaaattttaatgattaatatataattaggCACGTTCACGAGAACGATGAATGGCGGAAAGTGGCAAACGAATGCATAGAAATCATCTCAGACTTCATAGgaaagataaatataaacaagaaagtaagtaaaattaaaattaacattgaAAACTTATGAATTATAGATTTATGAGATATTGATAAATGATAAAAGTGACTTGAGCAAAGATGAGGAGTTGGTACTGAGTCACATGATAGAGTCAATGAAGTCACAAGGAGTTCATTTATCGGAATTGCCACAAGTAGGTGGAATAAATAAGGATAAATAGACGCCAATAAATCTAATAgtttgaataataaatggtTATAGATTGAATATTTGAAACTGTTGAAGGAGGAGTTGATGCTAAGCTATTCGATATTTGAACTAAGTAGTAAAAATCAGCACCCATACAATCAAATATTGAAGTATGAAAGTAACATTAGTGATTGATAAGAAAACAGTTGATGATTTATATGTACAGGAACGCAGAAAACCCAGATTTTAGAAAGCAAGTATGGCTATCGCAACGTAAAAGCAATCAAGTAAGCAAGGAGCGATTAACGCGTTATGACTTAGGAAAGTTTgttgaaaatattggaaCTGAGAGATACAAGGACGAGATTGTCACAAATTAGAGGATTCGCAGACTACAGAGAGTACGCACAGAAGTAAGGAATGGTAAACTAGTGTAATCATTAATAATCAGGGAGTGTATgctgaataaaaatattgaggaatttttaattaattgttCAAATTCAATCAAGGTAGGAGCATGACATTGGTGATGatagtattaatagtagtgTGTAATGTGTACCAGATAAGTATTATTtctggtagtagtagtattatttctggtagtagtagtgctAGTAGTAACAGCAACTAATTGTATGCgttaacattaaaaaagataataataataaaggtAAAACTAGTCATACTTTAGGATCAACTATATAGTGACTTGGAAGAGTTATGGAAGTTGAACTCAAAGAGTGCACATAATAAGAATGGCACTAGCTTGAATCCATGGGATATAGACTACTTGGTTAACCTGAAAAGAAATGAGAATATTATATTCTTGTCATTGAAAACGTTGAtagattattttaaatacttatTAAAAGAACTGTTTAACATAGAGTTGACAGAGGATGATATAAAACAAggtaataatatttttagtaaCTTTAATAGTAGTAGACGTTAATGTTGTAAAAACAGTAGCTATATAAACAGTAAcaacactaataataaaagtaatattataataatagtagtaatagtagtaacaataataacaacaataatatagaATCATTATGGGATGATAAAATCATCAAGTACAATCTGGTACATGATAATAGAACAGTAGCGAATTTGTATTTGGACCTGTTTGAAAGAGAAAGTAAAACAACGATGTGTGCACAGTTTACAATAAGATGTTCAAAAACATATAGTAAAGTGGACAAAAATGGAGAAAAGTATATAAGTAAGATAATGAATCCACGTAATTATGAGGAGCATGAAGATAAATTGATACAAATACCATCAACAGTAGTAACAACATCATTTACAAGTGGTGGAATAGCATTTGGAAGAGAAAGAGAAGagaaagaagataaaggaAAGGGGATGAAATTtaatgatataaaaatagactTACACAACTGTGAAATAATATTCCATGAATTGGGACATACACTGCACACATTGTTGAGTAAAACTGAGTTACAGCACTTATCAGGGAATAGAGGACCAATAGACTACGCAGAGTTCTCATCGCACCTATTTGAACTGTTCTTTCAGAATCGTAAGTGACtagataaataagtaaatagaCAGATagatacataaatacacacacagcTGCACCTGCAGTTGTCAAACATATGAGTGTACACACACGTTAATGAATagttgaataaataaatgaatcaTTTAATgattgaataaattaatgaatgAATgaataattgttattagaTGTTGTGGAAATGATGAAACTGGAAGGTATAAATGAGACATTTAATGAAAAGGATgtaatgtattataaaaagTTTGAATCAGTAGACCTGGCAAGAATGATAATATCATCACAAATAGACCAAGTAAGAAAAGGATAAGATTATATAGAAAATTAAGTACAATGGTGGAATCTAatgataaatgtgtagaggTTTTATGAcgataaatataagtatgATTGGATGGAAATTGAAAATGGATTGAATTATAAGgatatatttcaaaattataaaaactatTTCAACGAAAAGTACgaaaaatggaaaaatgATGAGGAAAAGTGGAATGGAAAAGAAACAGTAGTGACACTGCTGGGACCAATAGCTATAACAAACTTTGATCATCTGATACACTACGGTGGAAACTATTACTGTTACCTGTACTCAAGGTTAGAACACAAGTAGAAGAAAGATAATTAGAAATATGTGTAGTAGAAAATACGaggaataaataatattatagaATCCTGGCAATAAAAGCGTATAAgtcatttaaaaataaaagttatAAGGAAATTGGGAGTAGATTACTGGAATTCTTTAAAAAGgtaggaaaataaaaaataaaaaaagatatatattaaaaaagtaGATATGAAAAGGTAattataagtaaaaaaaagttaaatggaataaaatataattaatataggGGTCCATAGATTCGTCACTAAGCCCAATTAATAAGTTGGCAGGAAAGGATTTaaacgaagaagagaatacattattttataaataagtatattatcgtgtaattttatgataaaaatgagtaatatatgtaaaatatattgattttaaatagtgTAATAGTAGCGTAGCTGTAAGATGTGTGATGTAAGGGTGTGATATGAGTACACCCATGGAAAATAATGAGATATGTGAATAGAAATAGATGTAATGATAGGAAGTGATGGATAATTTGGATAAACTGACGAGTTGTGTAAGTCGAGTGTTAAAAGTATGTTTCTCCGGAACACTAGTAGAACTGAAGGAGAGTATACAGAAGTTGCTAGAGGTAGATGATCCAGAGCTCAACAAGTTTCGGCCCAAGTTGGTTGAGAAGGTAAAGAGCAGTGATGTAGGCAAGAGTACAGAAGCTGGCGGAGATAATGGCATACAAGGGGAAGCTAGTACAATTAGTGGAGATGGAGCCAGTGTTGGTGTAaacagtagtagcagtagcacTGGTGGCGCAATATCTAAGCACTTATCAGTGAACGGAGACGATAAGTGCTTCACAAGCTCGGAGCTCTCGGCACTGGAGTTCATAAGAGACTCGAAGAAACACTGCGTAGCACACATCGCAGCAGCAGGAGGGAACTTGGAAGTTCTGAAGACACTGCTGACATCGTTGCCAAACCTGGCACGAGTGGAGGATGAAAACGGAGAAAATTcactattttactcaatAAGATCACTAAGCGATCACGGGGAGGCTGATGGTACTGGCGTCAGTGATAGTAGCACTAAGATGGAGTGCTTGATGTTGTTGATCGGCCACAGTGGCGTGAACAGCGTCAACAAAGAAGGAGTCAGCGCACTGCACGCAGCCTGCGAGTTGGGAGACGTGAAAACAGTGAAGGCACTTATAGAAAGGAGCGCAAACGTAAGCAACTAGAAGCCGCACATCCACAGTAGCTACATCTATTTGACAAATGTGTGGGCTTTAAACTAGTTAATATAAGATACGGAAACACACTGATTGATAGTGTGTAGCTGGTTGATTAGACAACGTCAGTTGGGTAATAACTGGATtcacaaaaattaatggCGCACTTTTAGGTAAATTTATACTGTGACCAACTTGGAACACCGCTAAACGTATCAGTGGCACGAGGATACCATGACGTATTTGAGCTTTTACTGAATAATGGAGCAGATCCAAATGTTACCGCCAGTAGTTCAAACGGTAGAGTTGGCTTGTCAGTTAGAAGATGTCCACCGCCGATAGTATTTGCATCGAGTACCGGGCAGTTGGAAATAGTGAAGAAGCTATTGGATAAAGGAGCGGATCCAAACTTGGCCGACTACGAGGGGTGGACAGCACTGCACTGCGCATCGGAGTTAGGGTATTTGGAAATAGTTAAACTGCTGGTTCTCTACAAAGCCAATCCAAACATTAAGACAGAAGTAAGCAGCAAGTATATGCACCTAGGTAgctatatatatgtatgtatatgtacttATGTAGGTATGTAGCTACTATTGGTATACACATGTGCAAATACCGATGCTACTATTGCTGCTGTTAATTCTAGTACAAATACTGATGGAGCAGTAAATTACCCAGTACAGTAAATGTTTAGGATAAAAACGCGTACTATTTGGCTGTTTATAATGGCCATGTGGAAGTGGCAGAGTACCTAAAGCAATATACAAATCCGTCAGATGTGATAGAGTTTATACACACGAGTAAAGATAACCCGGATAGTAAAGATGAACATAGTGGCGGTAAACTCGAAAACAAAGTGGAATTGAAAGAAGAGGAGCTGAATGAAAACGAGAAGGAAGAGCACAGGAAATTGGTCCATGAATCGAAGAATGAGGGAAACAGATTAGTGAAACTCCAAGATTATGAAAACGCCACAAAAGAATACACAAAGgtactagtagtaacagtagtattagcaatagtagtaacagtagtattagcaatagtagtattagtaacaCTAATGGTGATAGTTATCCAATAGGTAAATAAGAGCTGACTAATAGAGTGGCCAGTAGACTagtataaaaaaatgatattcGTAGGCACTCTCACTGTGTCCAATTGGACCTAATTTCAATGAATTGAGATCAATATTGTACTCTAATCGCAgctttacaaatttaaaactgaAGAGATACGAAGAAGCCCTGGAAGATTCAAAGCAAGTAAGCACACCTTAGTTAAAAgtagaaaataatatgaagTAGACTGGTAAATGTGcagaaaaaattataagGAAATAAATGCAAACCCATAGTGATTAATATTGTAGAGTATTAAGCTAAATCCGAGCTGGAGTAAAGCATATTTGAGAATGGCGAATGTGTACAGAGACATGGGAGAGATAGTGGACTATCTGCATAACCTATTCCAGGCGTTCGTCAAGGATTCCGAAAACACAGAACTGAAAAACCTCTTCCAGAAGgaatttagtaaatatagAGCAAGTTAATCAAAAGTGCATCAATGTTCTAAGTAGGGTACGAACAAGGTtcatttacattaaaaagtGAACAaggtgtaaaatagaagcTAATCtcataacataaatataacatactcattttaattaggAACATACTGGTGAGTgcatttaaaataacacatttaaaagAGAACGGTGATTATATAGTGACatgtaaaaaaacaaatgtgtagctAGCCATTTACATGTTAGGAACATTAAAActagtatataaattgctcataagttaaaaatagGGAAAATGATAGTGAACAGTTGCTTACACGACTGCTACGAAGGTCTTCCGCAGCCGGAGTTCGTGCTCGCGCCGGAGGATACggaattaaattatttccTCTGGATGCCAGGCTTTAAATATAAGCCGAGCTTCCaggagaagctgacgaCGCTGAAATCCCTATCCTCAAACTCAGATAGCACACTGGACGGAGTTCTAGAGGACCTGGTATGTAGTAcactaaataaaattaagagcaatttgtataaaattaaatcaagTATAACCTGCGGTGCCAGCTAAATAACAACGCAAAATACTGAAAAACAGaattatattatgaatAGTTAGTACCAAATGTAGTGTTGCGTAGAACACCAGTATTATGTAGTACGTTATACTAAATATGGGCCCAAAGCACTAGATTATtcacaaaaacaaaaaatatgatgaTAATAAACTAATGTGTAGATTGAAGTCGATGAGTTGGAAAATAGTTTTATGAATAAGGCGAAAAGAGGGACGCTCGATACCAACATGGCCGGAGCCCTGGCACGCGAGTTGGGAGGAGCTCCTTCTCAAGCTGACCTGCTAGAGTTTGAAGCAACGTTCGGAAATAACGTCAATTTTGAGCAGTTTAAGGAGTTTCTGGCAGTTTCCATGTACTCGTACGAAAACCGTGGATATTTCGAAGAAATGCTGGCAAAGTTCGAAAACGTAAGTTTCACATTAGCTAGTAACCCGCAAGCGTTGAGCTAATCCTGATGCAGACGAGCGGAGGAATGACGGTTGCCAAGTTTGAGAATATGCTGAAGAACTACGGAGAGCCGATGACCGACAAGGAGCTGGGCGAGGTGTACAAATTACTGAACGTGAGCAACAACACAGTGTGGACGAAAGATCTCCTGAACTTGCTGCGTCCAGAATCTTAAGtgataaataatgttttgGTTTATTTCCATGTCCACACAGATTCATGCCACATAATCAAACCGTAATTATTAGATTAAATTTTAGGCCTGAATGCAATTTCTGTGATAAATATGGATGCAGAATCAGCGCTTTTAAACGAATATGACAACTACGACTACGTGCCTCCCAGACCAGGTTGGTTCATAAATAACTCGAATAACTCAAGTAaatacttacacatttggcCAAAAGCGgcataattaattaaaataaatattttactgtTTAGATAAAAGCATAGTTGGAAGTTTATCGTTCCTGGCAGCGTGTTCACTATGTCTGGTTAGTGCCGTTAACGCTATAAACGTTTTTTCACTAGTAAACCCCTCATTATATCTGTTAAACCTGGTACAAGGGtaagttttaaattttactatttaaatttgtgattttttaaattctgTGTACATTAGTTGTTATTAAGTTTACTATTGGTGTTCCAATAGTCATAATCGCCTATATCGGTGTATATTTGGTAAAATGGCCTTAAATAAGTTTTTGGAACatggaaaataaataataatcagATTTTTTGGGTTTTTGGTGCTCGTGTCAGAAGGGGAAAGGTATTCGTTTTTGGAGTCATATGGAAACCTTGTGGACAACTACATGAAGTTCCTGAGCTTGAACGTCGGAAAGAGTATGTTCTTTTACCTGATCGCACTCTTATCTTTTAATTTGACAAGGCTGTCTGTACTATATTTCCTGCAAATGTTCGTATGGGTTGGACTGGCAAGCGTATTGCTACTCAATTCTGCCGgactttttaaaaattaacatatttacattACCTATTATACATGGTATGTATACACACGAAATGTGTATTCATcttaaataattgaaaCATGGAACAAAATTAAtctataaatataatttttatagttCTAGCCAACTAACATACCTTTtactaaaaaatattttgacCGGTGTATATGATATGCaagaatatttaaaaaatgcTAAGTTGAattgaattaaattaataatggaTGGGGATTTAGAGATGTGCAATGAAATGGATTCCGTTGAATTCAAGTTGTTAGtgatacattttaaaatagttgaatttatgttaattcATCAAGAAAATCAAAATCTAGTAATTTTAGCttaatttttgaaaaaataatttaaaattatttaaaataatagaagaATCTTGATCATTTCATgatcttacacattttgtaaaattataattttttacaggAAAAAGAGTTTGTTTAGTCATATTAAATCTGGAGAAAGTCTGTTAGACTTGTTTTGCTTCCAAAGATTAGGAATTTGCGATCAATTATAAGGACTGTTACTGTGTGTTAGTGTGTAGCAGTTGTTACTGGATTCTATAATTTGAATGGGAAGTTGATTAATAAGTCATTTGTAGTCATTAATTACTTGTTACGATATAAATCttaaatttactaatttGTTAACTGAACAATGGTAAAGTCAGAAGTAAAAGTATTCCTGCAAATCGAGCAGCAGGGTTATGGTTATACTGTTGGTGCTACCTATAAGAAAGAAAACTGTTCAAAATCACAAAAATTTAAGAAGACGTTGTACCTTGACACGGTTGGATCGTCCgacaatttaaaagtaaaggaATATCGGTGCTACGGACATACTCTGAACAGTTACTTCCGAGATAACATCAAATCAATCAAGGAGGGGAACtttgaaaatatatctGATTCGACTATTAATTTTCGTTCACACCCTGATGATTTAAAAGACGTGGAAGTTAAACTAAAGGTGGCAATATGtaagattaaaataagcGTCTATGATAAAGAAGATAGACTATTGAGTAACTTGCCGTATACAAGTGATGAATATTTGCAGAACAGAAATGTGTACGTCTACTTCTACAATCCTGCTAATGAAAAAACAGACACTCTTCCGCTTCTTTTTCAATACAAAGACACATTCTATGGCCCAGAATCTAGGGAAAAGTATTTTGAAAAGTGGAAAGAAATAAGTGATTTGGAAGGAATTATTAACAGCCAAGTAAATGTACAGTTAACTAACGAAAGCCAAGAATTGAAAACACAAAAGGCGCAAAAGGCcgacaaaataaaaaataagctTGAcgaaatatttaaaatgttaaatgaAGTGGATTTGACTAAAAAATGCGACTACGGAATACCGTACTGCTCAAAAGAGTTTTTTGTCAGAGCTGAGTTCAACACCAAAAGGTTTGTGGTTAAGTTATCTAAAAACAGCAAATATCATAAGTTTACGCACACCTCCGTAAATAAGTACTTAGTTGGGAGCATCAAGGGCGTAGAAAATTGCCAATTTGACGATcatgttaaaaaaattgcTAATAAGGATGCCATTAATGAAGTCGTAGTCTATTTCCCTGACAAGGAAAATGAACCTGAATTAATACTATTAAACGAGGTTGGTTACCTTTGGTCTACTACGCATGGGTACTATCAAAAGCAAGGTGACGCATACACGTATAGGCACTTAAAAGGTGGAATCAGCATAGAATTCGTCCGGGGCAACCAATTCTACGATGAGGAATCACCCACAATTGACATATTGACTAAAATAGAGGACGATGACATGGTCGATGATCACTCACACCGAAAAATGGATAATCACGCCGCAGATTGCCATATTGAATCTGACGAAGACTCCGAAGATGGCCAATGTCCAACTCCAGTTACAGACGGATACGGTGAGAGTCCATCTAATAATATTAGGACAAAAAGAGCTCAACCTGCAAGAGTCGATAATCAACCTATTGAGAATGTTACACAGTGTCATGGACTTCCACGTCAACAGACTCAGGGGGGAAACCTAGCAGGGGCTGAAGGCGAAAACGTAGTAGGAACTCAGCGTGAAAAGCTATTACAAACTAAAGTACTACATACACAAACAAAAGAGTGCCCATATCATGGGAAGGCAAAAGAAGTTCCACATGAACCTGAGATAGTGCCAAAGGCGTTGATCGTTAGAAGAGAAGCTGCACGCA from Theileria orientalis strain Shintoku DNA, chromosome 1, complete genome encodes the following:
- a CDS encoding uncharacterized protein (tetratricopeptide-like helical domain containing protein) codes for the protein MDNLDKLTSCVSRVLKVCFSGTLVELKESIQKLLEVDDPELNNTGGAISKHLSVNGDDKCFTSSELSALEFIRDSKKHCVAHIAAAGGNLEVLKTLLTSLPNLARVEDENGENSLFYSIRSLSDHGEADGTGVSDSSTKMECLMLLIGHSGVNSVNKEGVSALHAACELGDVKTVKALIERSANVNLYCDQLGTPLNVSVARGYHDVFELLLNNGADPNVTASSSNGRVGLSVRRCPPPIVFASSTGQLEIVKKLLDKGADPNLADYEGWTALHCASELGYLEIVKLLVLYKANPNIKTEDKNAYYLAVYNGHVEVAEYLKQYTNPSDVIEFIHTSKDNPDSKDEHSGGKLENKVELKEEELNENEKEEHRKLVHESKNEGNRLALSLCPIGPNFNELRSILYSNRSFTNLKLKRYEEALEDSKQSIKLNPSWSKAYLRMANVYRDMGEIVDYLHNLFQAFVKDSENTELKNLFQKEFSKYRAS
- a CDS encoding myosin a tail domain interacting protein mtip, producing the protein MIVNSCLHDCYEGLPQPEFVLAPEDTELNYFLWMPGFKYKPSFQEKLTTLKSLSSNSDSTLDGVLEDLIEVDELENSFMNKAKRGTLDTNMAGALARELGGAPSQADLLEFEATFGNNVNFEQFKEFLAVSMYSYENRGYFEEMLAKFENTSGGMTVAKFENMLKNYGEPMTDKELGEVYKLLNVSNNTVWTKDLLNLLRPES
- a CDS encoding uncharacterized protein (peptidase M3A and M3B, thimet/oligopeptidase F domain containing protein); translated protein: MLHSCKLLKNVPKYTFIGTNKHTYTANIDCRNGKYLNNKCYVTSLNNKNQLNVIKNVRNFGYNNSNSQFGYFGLRMNTPSDLLKLATDAVKYSEKSVENLVDYYSSCKNSGDFRENVSKKALYVIDDISNTLCSIADPSEFLRHVHENDEWRKVANECIEIISDFIGKININKKIYEILINDKSDLSKDEELVLSHMIESMKSQGVHLSELPQIEYLKLLKEELMLSYSIFELSSKNQHPYNQILKKQLMIYMYRNAENPDFRKQVWLSQRKSNQESLLKILELRDTRTRLSQIRGFADYREYAQKECMLNKNIEEFLINCSNSIKDQLYSDLEELWKLNSKSAHNKNGTSLNPWDIDYLVNLKRNENIIFLSLKTLIDYFKYLLKELFNIELTEDDIKQESLWDDKIIKYNLVHDNRTVANLYLDLFERESKTTMCAQFTIRCSKTYSKVDKNGEKYISKIMNPRNYEEHEDKLIQIPSTVVTTSFTSEDKGKGMKFNDIKIDLHNCEIIFHELGHTLHTLLSKTELQHLSGNRGPIDYAEFSSHLFELFFQNHVVEMMKLEGINETFNEKDVMYYKKFESVDLARMIISSQIDQRFYDDKYKYDWMEIENGLNYKDIFQNYKNYFNEKYEKWKNDEEKWNGKETVVTLLGPIAITNFDHLIHYGGNYYCYLYSRILAIKAYKSFKNKSYKEIGSRLLEFFKKGSIDSSLSPINKLAGKDLNEEENTLFYK